Proteins from a genomic interval of Mycobacterium conspicuum:
- a CDS encoding aldehyde dehydrogenase family protein, whose protein sequence is MSDRWDYDAVFIDGAWTADDTVGVIEVIDPATEEVIGTVPDAGLKATHAAIAAARRAFDDGPWPRTSPRERAVVLRRFAGILDERHDFLKKLVMAESGSVGFLADIIQVRGAIDIAQWIAEAMELAVRWTEVSPPAGGPTGMAGHAVVREPVGVVAAITPFNFPFFLNIVKVVPALAAGCTVVLKPHQWTPLDAFEIAKAAEDAGLPPGVLNVIAGGPEVGEEMTTHPMVDMVTFTGSTATGRTIMAAAAPTVKRLQLELGGKSASIVLDDVPEDHVANMGIISSMIHAGQGCAIQTRLLLPEHLLDAYVDGAKKSALSLKVGDPREPDTLIGPLIREQQRARVEAYVRSGLDEGAELVFGGKRPGHLTKGFFYEPTLFINARNDMRIAQEEIFGPVLTVITYKTEEEAIRIANDSIYGLGGGVLAGNTARGFNVARQIRAGNVSVQTAGSPTVNAEALGSSGPGWSAEQPSGVGITGVFGGFKQSGIGREWGHHGIEEFTELKSIAWS, encoded by the coding sequence GTGAGTGACCGGTGGGATTACGACGCGGTGTTCATCGACGGCGCCTGGACGGCGGACGACACGGTGGGGGTCATCGAAGTCATCGACCCGGCCACCGAGGAGGTCATCGGCACGGTTCCCGACGCGGGCCTCAAGGCCACTCACGCCGCGATCGCGGCCGCCCGACGGGCCTTCGACGACGGGCCGTGGCCGCGGACCTCGCCGCGGGAACGCGCCGTCGTGCTACGCCGATTCGCCGGAATCCTTGATGAGCGCCACGATTTCCTCAAGAAGCTGGTGATGGCCGAGTCGGGGTCGGTCGGCTTTCTCGCCGACATCATCCAGGTGCGTGGCGCGATCGACATCGCGCAGTGGATCGCCGAGGCCATGGAACTCGCGGTGCGCTGGACCGAAGTGTCGCCGCCGGCCGGGGGTCCGACCGGCATGGCCGGGCACGCCGTGGTCCGGGAACCGGTCGGCGTGGTGGCCGCCATTACCCCGTTCAACTTCCCGTTCTTCCTCAACATTGTGAAGGTCGTGCCGGCGTTGGCGGCCGGCTGCACCGTGGTGCTCAAGCCGCACCAGTGGACGCCGCTGGACGCCTTCGAAATCGCCAAAGCCGCTGAGGATGCCGGCCTTCCGCCCGGCGTGCTCAACGTGATCGCCGGGGGCCCTGAAGTCGGCGAGGAGATGACCACTCATCCCATGGTCGACATGGTGACTTTCACCGGTTCCACCGCGACCGGACGAACGATCATGGCGGCCGCGGCGCCCACGGTCAAACGCCTGCAGCTCGAGCTCGGCGGCAAAAGCGCATCGATCGTCCTCGACGATGTCCCCGAAGACCACGTCGCCAACATGGGAATCATCAGCTCGATGATCCACGCCGGCCAGGGCTGCGCCATACAGACGAGGCTGTTGCTGCCCGAGCACCTGCTCGACGCGTACGTCGACGGCGCCAAGAAGTCGGCATTGTCGCTCAAGGTGGGCGATCCCCGGGAGCCCGACACCCTCATCGGCCCGTTGATCCGGGAGCAGCAGCGAGCCCGAGTGGAGGCGTACGTGCGGTCCGGTCTCGATGAGGGGGCGGAGCTGGTATTCGGGGGCAAGCGTCCCGGGCACCTGACCAAGGGGTTCTTCTACGAGCCGACGCTGTTCATCAACGCCCGCAATGACATGCGGATTGCTCAGGAGGAAATCTTTGGTCCGGTCCTCACCGTGATCACCTACAAGACCGAAGAGGAAGCGATTCGCATCGCCAATGACTCGATCTACGGACTTGGGGGCGGCGTCCTCGCCGGCAATACCGCGCGTGGCTTCAACGTCGCCCGTCAGATCCGGGCCGGAAATGTTTCGGTGCAGACGGCGGGCTCGCCAACCGTCAACGCCGAGGCGCTGGGCAGCTCCGGTCCTGGCTGGTCGGCCGAACAGCCCAGCGGGGTGGGCATCACGGGTGTCTTCGGCGGATTCAAGCAGAGCGGCATCGGCAGGGAGTGGGGGCACCACGGGATCGAGGAGTTCACCGAGCTCAAATCCATTGCCTGGAGCTGA
- a CDS encoding coniferyl-alcohol dehydrogenase, which yields MEDVLGYAGRHVVVTGAASGMGAATATILTKLGARVTPLDVRPTAVPVDRVLEADLRDRASIERAAESIDGPVHAYFGCAGLPGPPFSGLDVMLVNFVGARHLVNLILPKIPAGGAIAVVASNAAMGWQLELEQLMELVSTDGFDEGKRWCEAHDDIGAVGAYPFSKKAINAWVASRAATLITDGVRLNCINPGPTDTAMLPHFVEFAGQNIIDAFVGPIRRRSTAEEQAWPLIFLNSPRSSYINGEALVTDGGFFGAVQSGQLDLTKLFDTSDSSASGS from the coding sequence ATGGAAGACGTACTGGGATATGCGGGGCGCCACGTGGTGGTCACCGGTGCCGCGTCCGGAATGGGCGCAGCGACGGCGACGATCCTGACCAAGCTGGGGGCTCGGGTCACCCCGCTCGACGTCCGCCCCACCGCGGTTCCGGTCGACCGGGTGCTCGAAGCGGACCTGCGCGACCGCGCATCCATCGAGCGGGCCGCCGAGTCCATCGACGGGCCGGTCCACGCCTATTTCGGCTGCGCGGGCCTACCGGGGCCGCCGTTTTCCGGTCTGGACGTGATGCTGGTCAACTTCGTGGGCGCCCGGCACCTGGTGAACCTGATCCTGCCCAAGATTCCCGCCGGCGGAGCGATCGCGGTGGTCGCATCCAACGCCGCCATGGGCTGGCAGCTGGAGCTCGAGCAGCTGATGGAACTGGTGTCCACCGACGGATTCGACGAGGGCAAGCGATGGTGTGAGGCCCATGACGACATCGGGGCGGTCGGCGCGTACCCGTTTTCGAAGAAGGCGATCAACGCCTGGGTCGCGTCGCGGGCGGCCACGCTGATCACCGATGGCGTCCGGCTCAACTGCATCAACCCCGGACCGACGGACACCGCCATGCTGCCCCACTTCGTGGAGTTCGCGGGACAGAACATCATCGACGCCTTCGTCGGCCCGATCCGGCGGCGCTCAACCGCCGAGGAACAGGCGTGGCCGCTGATCTTCCTCAACAGCCCCCGCTCGAGCTACATCAACGGCGAGGCACTTGTCACCGACGGCGGATTCTTCGGCGCCGTGCAGTCCGGCCAGCTCGACCTGACCAAGTTGTTCGACACCTCGGACAGCAGCGCCAGCGGATCGTGA